A single region of the Anticarsia gemmatalis isolate Benzon Research Colony breed Stoneville strain chromosome 19, ilAntGemm2 primary, whole genome shotgun sequence genome encodes:
- the LOC142981191 gene encoding transmembrane protein 179-like: protein MALTNVLLLSQIAGHVIGLILSLCIIVPMSMHQDEFNGKCLLFSHGKWRETDGQLEVTWASRAYCDYVLIVGVLMFIVCCVQIYRLSMFMYKGVDSSFLSAFLEAVGCAVLCGFAVSAAVMVTLGFITWCDNIVERFPSCEDATGQDIDKDDGISTAGFYIEIGTAQFGAWAAFTTWVGLAVFSTLKVCRYHQLENIQVSMYRERQRLVNESGSPTAQEGRSTPPLDAGAQ from the exons ATGGCGTTAACGAATGTACTGTTGTTGAGTCAAATAGCTGGTCATGTTATTGGCCTTATATTGTCGTTATGCATAATTGTCCCTATGAGCATGCACCAGGATGAATTCAA tggTAAATGTCTTCTGTTCTCCCACGGCAAGTGGCGTGAGACAGATGGCCAGCTGGAGGTGACGTGGGCCTCGAGGGCCTACTGCGACTATGTCCTTATTGTTGGAGTACTCATGTTCATAGTCTGCTGTGTGCAGATTTACAG gTTGTCAATGTTCATGTACAAGGGAGTGGACAGTTCGTTTCTGTCCGCGTTCCTGGAGGCTGTGGGGTGCGCGGTGCTGTGCGGGTTCGCCGTCTCCGCCGCCGTGATGGTCACGCTCGGCTTCATCACCTGGTGTGATAACATCGTTGAGAGATTCCCTAG TTGTGAAGATGCAACGGGTCAGGATATTGACAAAGATGATGGAATATCTACTGCAGGATTCTATATAGAAATTGGCACAGCACAG TTTGGTGCCTGGGCAGCGTTCACAACCTGGGTAGGTCTGGCCGTGTTCTCGACCCTGAAGGTCTGCCGCTACCACCAGCTGGAGAACATCCAGGTGTCGATGTACCGCGAGCGACAGCGGCTGGTCAACGAGAGCGGCTCACCCACGGCACAGGAGGGAAGGTCTACTCCACCGCTGGACGCAGGAGCACAGTAA
- the LOC142981238 gene encoding transmembrane protein 179-like, giving the protein MNLMKVIVLSQLTGHIIWLLSSLCIIIPMSMHEIQFNGSCLLFTTGEWYYYNGAIKLVADWAPRFYCIYVNFLGVFQLIVCALQIYRSLKFYFKDEVASFLILFLEAVSYVILCVLTMASAVIVTLGLMSWCHTVAKKFWSCGDAAGQILTDGVSSKGFYVEMQMVQFGAWAAFTTCVAMAYFSILKVWHFHMLENTSGEQRSLLNRNRSTLE; this is encoded by the exons ATGAATTTAATGAAAGTTATAGTTCTTAGTCAGTTAACTGGCCATATTATTTGGCTATTATCGTCATTGTGTATTATTATACCGATGAGTATGCACGAGATTCAGTTCAA CGGATCATGTTTGCTGTTCACCACGGGAGAATGGTATTATTACAACGGTGCAATCAAACTGGTTGCAGATTGGGCACCGCGCTTTTATTGCATTTATGTGAATTTCCTCGGAGTTTTTCAATTAATCGTATGTGCTCTGCAAATATACAG GTCATTAAAGTTCTATTTCAAAGATGAGGTCGCGTCGTTCCTCATATTGTTTCTGGAAGCAGTGAGCTACGTGATACTATGTGTGTTGACTATGGCCTCAGCGGTTATTGTCACCCTGGGCTTGATGTCCTGGTGCCATACAGTCGCTAAAAAGTTCTGGAG TTGTGGTGATGCGGCTGGCCAGATATTGACTGATGGCGTATCTTCTAAAGGTTTCTATGTAGAAATGCAAATGGTTCag TTCGGTGCCTGGGCTGCTTTCACCACATGTGTCGCAATGGCCTACTTCTCTATTCTGAAAGTGTGGCATTTCCATATGCTGGAAAATACTAGTGGAGAACAACGTAGCCTCCTCAACAGAAACAGATCAACTCTTGAGTAG